The DNA sequence GATTTCGCCGCTATCAACAAACTGTTTCAGGTGGGCCTTGATAACATCGGGGGTAGCTTCTGCGCCCTCTTTGAGAACGATGGTGGCCACCGGCCGCTCATCCCAGCGTTCGTCGGGAACACCAACCACGGCGACTTCTGATACGGCAGCATGCTTGCTGATCAGGTTTTCCAGTTCGATGGTTGAGATCCATTCGCCGCCGGTCTTGATCACGTCTTTGATCCGGTCTTTGATCTGCAGGGTGTTGCGGCTGTTTATCGACCCCACATCACCGGTATGCAGCCATCCTCCTTCCCACAATTCGGCGCTTTTCTCCGGTTCCTTCAGGTAACCTCCTGTCAGCCAGGGTGCGCGGGCGACCACTTCACCGACAGCCTCGCCATCGTGGGGAACATCGTTACCTTCAGCATCGACAATACGGATATCAACCAGAGGGGTTCCGACACCGGCCAGGATGCGGGCAGCGCTCTGCTCAGCCATCGGCAAAGTGCGCTCTTCATCCGACAGGTTGACCATTGTGATAACCGGGCAGGTTTCGGACATACCGTAAGCTGTCACAAAGTTGATACCGCGCTCAGCCATCTGGGCGGACAAAGCCTGGGTAGGCGCAGAGCCACCGGTGAGCATATTCCAGCCCGACAGATCCGTGGTCTTGGCTTCTTCGCAGTTGAGCACCATCTGCAGTACGGTCGGGACTCCGTGAGAAAAGGTAACGCCCTCCTCCCGGAACAGCTGAACCAGGCGGTTCGGTTCATAACGACCCGGATAAACCTGTTTGACCCCCAGCATGGTGGCGATATAGGGGACACCCCAGGCATGAACATGGAACATCGGAGTCATGGGCATATAGACATCGTCGCTACGCAGCAACGCGTTTGCATCCGAGCTACCCAGTGTTATCGCAGTACTTAGTGTGTGGAGCACCAGTTGACGATGACTGAAGTACACCCCTTTCGGGTTGCCGGTAGTGCCGGTTGTATAGAATGTGGTCGCGATCGAATTTTCATCAAAATCCGGGAAGTCGTATTCCGTATCTGCTGCAGCCAGCATCGACTCATATTCACCGATTACATTCAGGGTGGTCGGTCCGGCGTTCTGGCCGTCTGTCAGCTGTACATAACCACGAACAGTCTCGAGCTGAGGAGCCACTTGCTCTATCAGCGGCAGAAAATCATCGTGAACCAACACAACATCATCTTCAGCGTGGTTCATGGTGTAGATAATCTGATCTGGGCTCAGCCGGATATTCACGTGATGCAACACTGCACCGATCATGGGTATGGCGAAATAGGCTTCCAGGTAGCGATTGCTGTCCCAATCCATTACGGCCACGGTATCACCAGCACCAACGCCGGCCTTTTCCATGGCATTG is a window from the Marinobacter sp. ANT_B65 genome containing:
- a CDS encoding fatty acid--CoA ligase — translated: MKTPKLLPGTENAYQYPLLIKSLLLSGVRYFPDREIVYSDISRYNYLTLNERIARLANAMEKAGVGAGDTVAVMDWDSNRYLEAYFAIPMIGAVLHHVNIRLSPDQIIYTMNHAEDDVVLVHDDFLPLIEQVAPQLETVRGYVQLTDGQNAGPTTLNVIGEYESMLAAADTEYDFPDFDENSIATTFYTTGTTGNPKGVYFSHRQLVLHTLSTAITLGSSDANALLRSDDVYMPMTPMFHVHAWGVPYIATMLGVKQVYPGRYEPNRLVQLFREEGVTFSHGVPTVLQMVLNCEEAKTTDLSGWNMLTGGSAPTQALSAQMAERGINFVTAYGMSETCPVITMVNLSDEERTLPMAEQSAARILAGVGTPLVDIRIVDAEGNDVPHDGEAVGEVVARAPWLTGGYLKEPEKSAELWEGGWLHTGDVGSINSRNTLQIKDRIKDVIKTGGEWISTIELENLISKHAAVSEVAVVGVPDERWDERPVATIVLKEGAEATPDVIKAHLKQFVDSGEIAKWAIPERIEFVYEIPKTSVGKINKKLIRSELDA